A stretch of Bacteroidales bacterium DNA encodes these proteins:
- a CDS encoding T9SS type A sorting domain-containing protein, with amino-acid sequence MKNIPVFTLILLMPWLLQAQTLKTSVFSSGGGASQSAGYNHFGTFGQPLSVGALGTNYQTREGFIFAQQNELTNSVSADQEMCPNTEIETLISVNEHAEGELAYQWQQLVGGNWQNIAGATGATYTPDPPIETTLFRMLAIDKSGVGTVESNPVTITIHSANDYFEIPNPWLAANTHASANGTSVYAPCNNDGTFLLTATGKSTTTSDVFHFVYQELCSTQATVIAHLDEVENGGWGGVMMRENTTPGAKTILFKTRLYNPNVIIGYRTTTNKSMRNLSQVAQMVRWMKIQRNGNNFKVFTSYNGTTWQQRYSGTIYMGDCILAGIFTESVLASRTSKAWLDHVVADGSLKTGTELATTEIIDSSEAPESILVYPNPANDVLNIVVGTSTDGLFPAAQSFMEFRSASLLSAEGRLVKTIPITNTTNQLAVDDLKPGIYILKIRWEKEMIIKKIVIQ; translated from the coding sequence ATGAAAAATATACCAGTCTTTACTTTGATACTTCTTATGCCCTGGCTGCTCCAGGCACAGACGCTCAAAACCTCCGTGTTTTCATCAGGAGGAGGCGCATCGCAAAGCGCAGGTTACAACCATTTCGGCACTTTCGGGCAGCCACTTTCTGTCGGCGCCCTGGGTACAAATTACCAGACCAGAGAGGGTTTTATTTTTGCCCAGCAAAACGAGTTGACCAACTCCGTTTCGGCAGACCAGGAAATGTGCCCCAACACCGAGATTGAAACACTGATCTCAGTCAATGAACATGCGGAAGGTGAACTGGCTTACCAATGGCAGCAGCTGGTTGGCGGTAACTGGCAAAATATTGCCGGTGCAACGGGCGCCACCTACACACCTGATCCGCCCATCGAAACTACACTGTTCAGGATGCTGGCTATTGATAAAAGCGGCGTCGGCACCGTGGAAAGTAACCCGGTAACGATCACCATTCATTCGGCGAATGATTACTTTGAAATACCCAATCCCTGGCTGGCAGCCAACACCCATGCCAGCGCCAATGGCACTTCGGTGTATGCCCCCTGCAACAACGACGGCACGTTCCTGCTTACAGCCACAGGCAAGAGCACGACAACCAGCGATGTGTTCCATTTTGTTTACCAGGAGCTTTGTTCTACCCAGGCAACGGTGATTGCACACCTCGATGAAGTGGAAAACGGCGGCTGGGGCGGCGTGATGATGCGCGAAAATACTACCCCCGGAGCAAAAACCATTTTGTTCAAAACAAGGCTTTACAACCCCAATGTGATTATTGGTTATCGGACAACCACCAATAAATCCATGCGTAATTTAAGCCAGGTGGCCCAGATGGTCCGGTGGATGAAGATCCAGCGTAACGGTAACAATTTCAAGGTGTTCACCTCTTATAACGGAACCACCTGGCAACAACGCTATTCCGGCACAATTTACATGGGCGATTGCATCCTGGCCGGTATATTTACCGAAAGTGTGCTGGCATCGCGCACTTCCAAAGCATGGCTCGATCATGTGGTAGCAGACGGTTCCCTGAAAACAGGAACCGAACTCGCCACCACCGAAATCATCGATTCGTCGGAAGCTCCTGAATCGATTCTTGTTTATCCCAATCCTGCAAATGATGTACTGAACATCGTCGTTGGGACCTCCACCGACGGCTTGTTTCCCGCAGCACAATCATTCATGGAATTCCGGAGTGCATCCCTCCTTTCAGCCGAAGGAAGACTGGTCAAAACCATTCCCATCACCAACACCACCAACCAACTGGCCGTTGATGACCTGAAACCGGGGATTTACATTTTGAAAATCAGATGGGAAAAGGAAATGATTATCAAAAAAATTGTCATTCAATAG